A stretch of Glycine max cultivar Williams 82 chromosome 3 unlocalized genomic scaffold, Glycine_max_v4.0 Gm03_scaffold_135, whole genome shotgun sequence DNA encodes these proteins:
- the LOC106798145 gene encoding uncharacterized protein, which yields MRLRTASGDVVPINLEIEATCRRNNAARRRREQDTEGSSHTSPPLSPHHAEMDGEPARRVTLEDFSNTATPQFFTSIARPEVQAANISYPHSLIQLIQGNLFHGLPSEDPYAHLASYIEICNTVKIAGVPEDVVRLNLFSFSLAGEAKRWLHSFKGNSLRTWEEVVEKFLKKYFPESKTAEGKMEISSFHQFPDESLSEALDRFHGLLRKTPTHGYSEPVQLNIFIDGLRPHSKQLLDASAGGKIKLKTPEEAMELIENMAASDQAILRDRSYVPTKRSLLELGTQDATLAQNKLLTRQIEALTETLSKLPQQLQAVSSSHSSILQVEGCPTCGGTHEPGHCVSQQDTSREVNYMGVPNRGYQGYNQGNSSGFHQGGAGFNHGPPGFNQGRNFTQGSGWRNQGNQYKEQRNQQPYQPPYQHPSQGPNQQDKPTNIEELLLQFIQETRSHQKSTDAAIRNLEVQMGQLAQDKAERPTRTFGANTEKNPKEECKAVLTRGQRKAQEEGKVEEEDHTEEDKTETQEDRTEVEEKVTSPPKSQKAREARKEEPPALPQDLPYPMVPTKKNKERYFKRFLEIFKGLEITMPFGEALQQMPLYSKFMKDILTKKGKYIDNENIVVGGNCSAIIQRKLPKKFKDPGSVTIPCTIGKETVNKALIDLGASINLMPLSMCKRIGNLKIDPTKMTLQLADRSITRPYGVVEDVLVKVRHFTFPVDFVIMDIEEDVDIPLILGRPFMLTANCVVDMGNGNLELSIDNQKITFDLFKAMKYP from the coding sequence ATGCGACTTAGGACTGCATCTGGAGACGTGGTCCCTATCAACTTGGAAATCGAAGCCACTTGTCGGCGTAACAAcgctgcaagaagaagaagggaacagGACACCGAAGGAAGCAGTCACACATCACCTCCTCTCTCTCCACATCACGCTGAAATGGACGGGGAACCGGCACGAAGAGTCACCTTAGAAGACTTCTCCAACACTGCCACTCCTCAGTTCTTCACAAGTATTGCAAGACCGGAGGTGCAAGCCGCAAATATCTCCTACCCGCATTCCCTTATCCAGCTGATTCAAGGGAATCTCTTCCATGGTCTTCCAAGCGAAGATCCATATGCTCACCTTGCCTCGTACATCGAAATATGCAACACCGTAAAGATCGCTGGAGTCCCAGAAGATGTGGTACGCCTTAacctcttctctttttctctagCAGGAGAGGCAAAACGATGGTTGCACTCCTTCAAAGGCAACAGCTTAAGAACCTGGGAAGAAgtagtggaaaagtttttaaagAAGTACTTCCCAGAGTCGAAGACCGCCGAAGGAAAAATGGAGATTTCCTCCTTCCACCAATTTCCGGATGAGTCCCTCAGCGAAGCACTAGACCGTTTTCACGGGCTGTTACGAAAGACACCGACACACGGATACAGCGAGCCGGTACAACTGAATATATTCATCGATGGCTTGCGACCCCACTCGAAACAGCTACTAGACGCGTCCGCAGGGGgaaaaatcaagttgaagacTCCGGAGGAAGCAATGGAGCTCATCGAGAACATGGCGGCCAGTGATCAAGCAATCCTTCGTGATCGAAGCTATGTGCCTACAAAAAGAAGCCTTTTGGAACTTGGCACGCAAGACGCGACATTGGCACAGAATAAGCTGTTGACGAGGCAGATTGAAGCCCTTACCGAAACCCTCAGCAAACTACCTCAACAGTTACAAGCGGTAAGTTCTTCCCactcttctattttgcaggtagAAGGATGCCCCACATGCGGAGGAACCCATGAGCCTGGACATTGTGTAAGCCAACAGGATACTTCTCGAGAAGTAAACTATATGGGCGTACCAAATCGCGGATATCAGGGTTACAACCAGGGGAACTCATCTGGATTCCACCAAGGGGGAGCAGGATTCAATCATGGGCCACCAGGATTCAATCAAGGAAGGAACTTCACGCAAGGTTCAGGGTGGAGGAATCAGGGAAACCAGTACAAGGAGCAGAGGAATCAACAACCATACCAACCGCCATACCAGCATCCTAGCCAGGGCCCCAATCAGCAAGACAAGCCCACCAACATAGAAGAGCTCTTGCTGCAATTCATCCAGGAGACACGGTCCCATCAGAAGAGCACGGATGCAGCCATTCGGAATCTGGAAGTTCAAATGGGCCAATTGGCACAAGACAAAGCTGAAAGGCCCACTAGAACTTTCGGGGCTAACACAGAGAAGAATCCAAAGGAAGAATGCAAGGCCGTGCTAACTCGAGGGCAGAGGAAAGCACAAGAGGAAGGTAAGGTTGAGGAAGAAGACCATACAGAGGAAGATAAGACAGAGACACAGGAGGACAGGACAGAAGTCGAAGAGAAGGTGACATCACCACCTAAGAGCCAGAAAGCACGGGAAGCCAGGAAAGAAGAACCACCAGCCCTACCACAAGATCTCCCATATCCTATGGTGCCCACCAAGAAGAACAAGGAACGCTATTTCAAGCGTTTCTTGGAAATATTCAAAGGGCTGGAGATCACTATGCCATTCGGGGAAGCCTTACAGCAGATGCCCCTCTACTCCAAATTTATGAAGGACATCCTCACCAAGAAGGGGAAGTACATAGACAATGAGAACATTGTGGTAGGGGGTAACTGCAGCGCTATAATACAGAGAAAGCTACCCAAGAAGTTTAAGGACCCCGGAAGTGTTACCATCCCATGCACCATAGGGAAGGAGACGGTGAACAAGGCCCTCATTGACTTAGGAGCAAGCATCAATCTGATGCCCTTGTCAATGTGTAAAAGAATTGGGAATCTGAAGATCGATCCTACCAAGATGACGCTTCAGCTAGCAGACCGTTCGATTACACGACCTTACGGGGTGGTAGAAGATGTCCTAGTCAAGGTCCGCCACTTTACTTTCCCGGTGGACTTTGTGATCATGGATATCGAAGAAGACGTAGACATTCCCCTCATTTTAGGCAGACCATTCATGCTGACTGCCAACTGTGTGGTGGATATGGGGAATGGGAACTTGGAGCTGAGTATTGACAACCAGAAGATCACCTTCGACCTCTTCAAAGCAATGAAATATCCATAG